From the Micromonospora lupini genome, one window contains:
- a CDS encoding DUF2267 domain-containing protein has protein sequence MEYEQMIATVRQRADLGENEAVRSVQAVLSVLGERLAGQEADNLAAQLPERLNGSVTRNPQGRRWDIGDFLKHVGDREQVANADQVRQHAQAVLRTVAEALDDDERHDLLAQLPGGITDLFGVPTPRG, from the coding sequence ATGGAGTACGAGCAGATGATCGCCACGGTCCGGCAGCGCGCCGACCTCGGAGAGAACGAGGCCGTACGTTCCGTGCAGGCCGTCCTGTCGGTGCTCGGCGAACGGCTGGCCGGACAGGAGGCCGACAACCTCGCGGCCCAGTTGCCGGAGCGACTGAACGGGTCGGTGACCCGCAATCCGCAGGGCCGCCGGTGGGACATCGGCGACTTCCTGAAGCACGTCGGCGACCGGGAGCAGGTCGCGAACGCGGACCAGGTGCGTCAACACGCTCAGGCGGTGCTGCGTACCGTCGCCGAGGCCCTCGACGACGACGAGCGACACGACCTGCTCGCCCAGCTTCCCGGCGGCATCACCGACCTCTTCGGTGTGCCCACGCCGCGCGGCTGA
- a CDS encoding glutamate--cysteine ligase, whose protein sequence is MGEDVGVRTFSREDRARYREKVRNCLDVFAEMLRESRFDIDRPMTGVEIELNLVDEASNPAMRNADVLAAIEDPSFQTELGQFNVEINVPPRRLTGTGTAEFEEYVRASLNAAEEKARTLGAHMVMIGILPTLRPEHLTAETLSANPRYKLLNEQIFAARGEDLPIAISGVERLAVTADTITPEAACTSTQFHLQVSPAQFADYWNAAQAVAGIQVALGANAPLFFGRELWRETRIPLFQQATDTRSEEIKAQGVRPRVWFGERWITSVFDLFEENVRYFPALLPVCDPQDPAQTLAAGEVPNLAELRLHNGTIYRWNRPVYDVSRGRPHLRVENRVLPAGPTVLDTIANGAFYFGLVRALAESDRPLWSQMSFSAAEENFTSCARHGIDAQVFWPGLGYLPVTELVLRRLLPMAHHGLDRWGLDPGERDRLLGVIEQRCLTSRNGATWQVETLHRLESADHLDRPEALREVVRHYVTLMHSNRPVHEWPIP, encoded by the coding sequence ATGGGCGAAGATGTCGGCGTACGGACGTTCAGTCGGGAGGACCGGGCCCGCTATCGCGAGAAGGTGCGCAACTGCCTGGACGTCTTCGCCGAGATGTTGCGCGAGTCGCGGTTCGACATCGACCGGCCGATGACCGGTGTGGAGATCGAGCTGAACCTCGTCGACGAGGCGTCGAACCCGGCGATGCGCAACGCCGACGTGCTGGCGGCCATCGAGGACCCGAGCTTCCAGACGGAGCTGGGTCAGTTCAACGTCGAGATCAACGTGCCCCCGCGCCGGTTGACGGGCACCGGCACCGCCGAGTTCGAGGAGTACGTGCGGGCCAGCCTCAACGCCGCCGAGGAGAAGGCGCGGACGCTCGGCGCGCACATGGTCATGATCGGCATCCTGCCGACGCTGCGCCCGGAGCACCTGACCGCCGAGACGCTCTCGGCGAACCCCCGCTACAAACTGCTCAACGAGCAGATCTTCGCCGCGCGGGGCGAGGACCTGCCCATCGCCATCAGCGGCGTGGAGCGCCTGGCGGTCACCGCCGACACGATCACGCCGGAGGCGGCCTGCACCAGCACCCAGTTCCACCTGCAGGTCAGCCCGGCGCAGTTCGCCGACTACTGGAACGCCGCGCAGGCGGTCGCCGGCATCCAGGTGGCGTTGGGCGCGAACGCGCCGCTGTTCTTCGGCCGGGAGCTGTGGCGCGAGACCCGCATCCCGCTGTTCCAGCAGGCCACCGACACCCGGTCGGAAGAGATCAAAGCCCAGGGTGTACGCCCCAGAGTCTGGTTCGGCGAACGGTGGATCACCAGCGTGTTCGACCTGTTCGAGGAGAACGTCCGCTACTTCCCGGCGCTGCTGCCGGTGTGCGACCCGCAGGACCCTGCGCAGACCCTCGCCGCGGGCGAGGTGCCCAACCTGGCCGAGCTGCGGCTGCACAACGGCACGATCTACCGCTGGAACCGCCCCGTGTACGACGTGTCGCGCGGCCGGCCGCACCTGCGCGTGGAGAATCGGGTGCTGCCGGCCGGGCCGACAGTGCTGGACACCATCGCCAACGGCGCCTTCTACTTCGGACTGGTCCGCGCCCTGGCTGAGTCGGACCGGCCACTGTGGTCACAGATGTCGTTCAGCGCCGCCGAGGAGAACTTCACCAGTTGCGCCCGGCACGGCATCGACGCGCAGGTCTTCTGGCCCGGCCTCGGTTATCTGCCGGTCACCGAACTGGTGCTGCGTCGGCTGTTGCCGATGGCGCACCACGGCCTGGACCGGTGGGGCCTCGACCCGGGTGAGCGCGACCGGCTGCTCGGCGTCATCGAGCAGCGCTGCCTGACCAGCCGCAACGGCGCGACCTGGCAGGTGGAGACGCTGCACCGATTGGAGTCCGCCGACCACCTGGACCGGCCGGAGGCGCTGCGCGAGGTGGTCCGGCACTACGTGACGCTGATGCACAGCAACCGCCCGGTGCACGAGTGGCCGATCCCCTGA
- a CDS encoding DUF4383 domain-containing protein has translation MVGPMAHSRARANPADGKPPVRRAASAASVLFLLVGVLGFVPGITSGTDSLRFAGHGSGAFLFGVFQVSVLHNLVHLLFGVVGLALARTVSGARTFLIGGGAVYLVLWLYGLAVDHDTGANVLPVNVADGWLHLGLGLGLIALGLLTGRARR, from the coding sequence ATGGTCGGACCGATGGCGCACTCCCGGGCCCGGGCCAACCCGGCCGACGGCAAGCCGCCGGTACGCCGAGCGGCGAGCGCCGCGTCCGTGCTGTTCCTGCTGGTCGGTGTGCTCGGCTTCGTCCCGGGGATCACCAGCGGTACGGACAGTCTGCGCTTCGCCGGGCACGGCTCGGGCGCGTTCCTGTTCGGCGTCTTCCAGGTCTCGGTGCTGCACAACCTCGTACACCTGCTGTTCGGGGTGGTCGGCCTGGCGCTGGCGCGGACGGTGAGCGGCGCGCGGACCTTCCTCATCGGCGGCGGCGCCGTCTACCTGGTGCTCTGGCTGTACGGGCTGGCGGTCGACCACGACACCGGGGCGAACGTCCTGCCGGTGAACGTCGCCGACGGCTGGCTGCACCTCGGCCTCGGGCTGGGCCTGATCGCGCTGGGTCTGCTGACCGGGCGGGCACGCCGCTGA
- a CDS encoding CDGSH iron-sulfur domain-containing protein, translating to MRTEDTGEYAATITPYEDGPLLVRGDFALVTPDGERIDARRGTVALCRCGKSALKPFCDGTHKAVNFRAGTSRQA from the coding sequence ATGCGCACCGAGGACACCGGCGAGTACGCCGCCACGATCACCCCGTACGAGGACGGTCCGCTGCTGGTCCGGGGTGACTTCGCCCTGGTCACGCCGGACGGTGAGCGGATCGACGCGCGCCGGGGCACTGTCGCCCTGTGCCGGTGCGGCAAGTCGGCGCTCAAGCCGTTCTGCGACGGCACCCACAAGGCGGTCAACTTCCGCGCGGGAACGAGTCGCCAGGCGTGA
- a CDS encoding baeRF2 domain-containing protein, whose product MQLSFLRPLYDRPGPWCSVYLDASADTEDAKPALDLRWRALERRLADQGADEASIAALDRVIRGHDPMVGDYGLAVFASHGRVVLSEYLSAPPARDLASFDPLPHVMPLLAQRGEQVAWVRVVADRTGGDAMAVSAGGVPRRAHVAGRDSFPLSRVQPGGWSQSRYQRAAMEAWHQNAGDVTAATVQLADRVGADVVVVAGDVRATGMIAAQMPERWQDLVVRTDAGSRAGGADQTMLDDLTVQTIAEVADQRITAALDRFGVQEDVGAGLDAVVSALQRNQVDTMLIVDDPSANGQLWIGPEPTEIAVDPGQLSAMSVDDPLRVRADAALVRALVGTDAALTVLGADEAPELTDGVGAVLRYVDEGTPGRGNG is encoded by the coding sequence ATGCAGCTGTCCTTCCTGCGCCCGCTCTACGACCGACCCGGGCCGTGGTGCTCGGTGTACCTGGACGCCTCCGCCGACACGGAGGACGCCAAACCGGCGCTGGACCTGCGCTGGCGTGCCCTGGAACGTCGCCTGGCCGACCAGGGGGCGGACGAGGCGAGCATCGCCGCGCTGGACCGGGTGATCCGGGGTCACGACCCGATGGTCGGGGACTACGGCCTGGCCGTCTTCGCCAGCCACGGGCGGGTGGTGCTCTCCGAGTACCTGTCCGCGCCGCCGGCGCGCGACCTGGCCAGTTTCGACCCGTTGCCGCACGTGATGCCGCTGCTCGCCCAGCGCGGCGAGCAGGTGGCCTGGGTCCGGGTGGTGGCCGACCGTACCGGCGGCGACGCGATGGCGGTGAGCGCGGGCGGGGTGCCCCGGCGGGCGCACGTCGCCGGCCGGGACAGCTTCCCGCTGAGTCGCGTGCAGCCCGGCGGATGGTCCCAGTCGCGCTATCAGCGCGCCGCCATGGAGGCGTGGCACCAGAACGCCGGCGACGTGACCGCCGCGACAGTTCAGCTGGCCGACCGGGTCGGCGCGGACGTGGTGGTGGTGGCCGGTGACGTCCGCGCCACCGGGATGATCGCCGCCCAGATGCCGGAGCGCTGGCAGGACCTGGTGGTGCGGACCGACGCCGGTTCCCGGGCCGGCGGCGCCGACCAGACCATGCTGGACGACCTCACCGTGCAGACCATCGCGGAGGTCGCCGACCAGCGGATCACCGCCGCGCTGGACCGGTTCGGCGTGCAGGAGGACGTCGGCGCCGGCCTCGACGCGGTCGTCTCGGCCCTGCAACGCAACCAGGTCGACACCATGCTCATCGTCGACGACCCGTCGGCGAACGGGCAGCTGTGGATCGGCCCGGAGCCGACCGAGATCGCCGTCGACCCCGGGCAGCTCTCCGCGATGTCTGTCGACGACCCACTTCGGGTACGCGCCGACGCGGCGCTTGTCCGCGCGCTGGTCGGCACCGACGCGGCGTTGACAGTGCTCGGCGCGGACGAGGCGCCCGAGCTCACCGACGGCGTCGGCGCGGTGCTGCGCTACGTCGACGAAGGCACCCCGGGGCGCGGCAATGGCTGA
- the ctaD gene encoding aa3-type cytochrome oxidase subunit I — translation MPKRVTTEPGRDRGPAILAPARFGGFPGALRAPVPGNSLIKFLATTDHKQIGLLYLLTSFGFFLVAGLQAMVMRAELARPGLQFLSSEQYNQLFTSHGAVMLLLFATPAAFGFANFIVPIQIGAPDVSFPRLNALAYWLYLFGGLMVVGGFLAPGGSADFGWTAYNPLSSVENSPGVGANMWVVGLVLSGLGTILGAVNLITTILTLRAPGMTMFRMPIFTWNMLFTSVLVILVFPLLAAALLALSADRLLNAHVYDAATGGPMLWQHLFWFFGHPEVYIIALPFFGIITEIIPVFSRKPLFGYTGIVLATIAITVLSMTVWAHHMFATGQVLLPFFSILSYLIAVPTGVKFFNWIGTMWKGQLTFETPMLFAIGFLVTFLLGGLTGVLLASPPVDWHTHDSYFVVAHFHYVVFGTVVFALFGGYYFWWPKMTGRLLDERLGKAHFWTMFIGFHGTFLVHHWLGAEGMPRRYADYLPSDGFTTLNTISSIFAFILGLSTLFFIYNAWKSWRYGAIVTVDDPWGFGNSLEWATTCPPPLRNFDKMPRIRSERPAFDLKYGPLVADLGRDLPQRTTKPPQHFGDEIHMEHHAPESPAAEGAHGARDAVAYQPAPESGARPVDVPEPEGVRRPSFEQSDAPKDAEDAPKPHERWRHPHSDGETEEH, via the coding sequence ATGCCCAAGCGGGTAACCACGGAACCCGGTCGCGATCGGGGCCCGGCGATCCTGGCACCGGCCCGCTTCGGGGGCTTCCCCGGAGCCCTGCGGGCACCGGTCCCCGGCAACTCCCTGATCAAGTTCCTCGCCACGACCGACCACAAGCAGATCGGCCTGCTGTACCTGCTGACGTCCTTCGGGTTCTTCCTGGTGGCCGGCCTGCAGGCGATGGTGATGCGCGCCGAGCTGGCCCGACCGGGCCTGCAGTTCCTCTCCTCCGAGCAGTACAACCAGCTCTTCACCTCGCACGGCGCGGTGATGCTGCTGCTGTTCGCCACGCCCGCGGCCTTCGGGTTCGCCAACTTCATCGTGCCGATCCAGATCGGCGCGCCGGACGTGTCGTTCCCCCGGCTCAACGCGCTTGCCTACTGGCTGTACCTGTTCGGCGGCCTCATGGTGGTCGGCGGGTTCCTCGCGCCAGGCGGCTCGGCGGACTTCGGCTGGACCGCGTACAACCCGTTGAGCAGTGTCGAGAACAGCCCCGGCGTGGGCGCGAACATGTGGGTCGTCGGCCTGGTCCTCTCCGGACTGGGCACCATCCTCGGCGCGGTCAACCTGATCACCACGATCCTCACCCTGCGCGCGCCAGGCATGACCATGTTCCGGATGCCGATCTTCACCTGGAACATGCTGTTCACAAGCGTGCTGGTGATCCTGGTGTTCCCGCTGCTGGCCGCCGCGCTGCTGGCCCTCTCGGCCGACCGCCTGCTCAACGCGCACGTCTACGACGCCGCCACCGGCGGACCGATGCTCTGGCAACACCTGTTCTGGTTCTTCGGCCATCCCGAGGTCTACATCATCGCGTTGCCGTTCTTCGGCATCATCACCGAGATCATCCCGGTGTTCTCCCGCAAGCCACTGTTCGGCTACACCGGAATCGTGCTGGCCACCATCGCGATCACCGTGCTGTCCATGACGGTCTGGGCGCACCACATGTTCGCCACCGGCCAGGTGCTGCTGCCGTTCTTCAGCATCCTGAGCTACCTGATCGCGGTGCCCACCGGAGTGAAGTTCTTCAACTGGATCGGCACCATGTGGAAGGGGCAGCTCACCTTCGAGACGCCGATGCTGTTCGCCATCGGCTTCCTGGTCACCTTCCTGCTCGGCGGCCTCACCGGCGTGCTGCTGGCCAGCCCTCCGGTCGACTGGCACACCCACGACAGCTACTTCGTGGTGGCGCACTTCCACTACGTCGTGTTCGGCACCGTGGTCTTCGCGCTCTTCGGCGGCTACTACTTCTGGTGGCCGAAGATGACCGGCCGACTGCTCGACGAGCGGCTCGGCAAGGCGCACTTCTGGACGATGTTCATCGGCTTCCACGGCACCTTCCTCGTGCACCACTGGCTGGGCGCCGAGGGCATGCCCCGCCGGTACGCCGACTATCTGCCCTCCGACGGCTTCACCACGCTGAACACCATCTCCAGCATCTTCGCCTTCATCCTCGGCCTGTCCACGCTCTTCTTCATCTACAACGCGTGGAAGTCCTGGCGGTACGGGGCGATCGTCACGGTCGACGACCCGTGGGGCTTCGGCAACTCCCTCGAATGGGCTACCACCTGCCCGCCGCCGCTGCGCAACTTCGACAAGATGCCCCGCATCCGCTCGGAGCGCCCGGCGTTCGACCTGAAGTACGGCCCCCTCGTCGCCGACCTGGGCCGGGATCTGCCGCAGCGCACCACGAAGCCGCCGCAGCACTTCGGCGACGAGATACACATGGAGCACCACGCGCCGGAGTCACCGGCCGCCGAAGGCGCGCACGGCGCCCGGGACGCGGTCGCGTACCAGCCGGCGCCGGAGTCCGGCGCCCGTCCGGTCGACGTGCCGGAGCCCGAGGGCGTCCGCCGGCCCAGCTTCGAGCAGAGCGACGCGCCGAAGGACGCCGAGGACGCGCCGAAGCCGCACGAACGCTGGCGGCACCCGCACAGCGACGGCGAGACCGAAGAGCACTGA
- a CDS encoding thiamine pyrophosphate-binding protein, whose amino-acid sequence MAERRVADLVVERLRAWRVPRAFGYPGAAIAPLVEALDRSGGDPAFVPARHEETASFMATGHAKFTGGIGVCLATQGPSAVQLLNGLYDAKLDSKPVVAIVGEDVTGPLGGAHQQIGLSRLFGDVCNQFVQYGRSPQSVPALLDQAFRTAAATRSPTCVVLPRHLQEALVPDLGTHAVGVITATPGEPLARVLPHEADLDAAAQVLGNGQRTAILVGHGGRGAAAEIIELADRLGAGVATSLLGKPVLDERLSFHAGVLGEVGTPAAAELMGGCDTLLLVGTNDPWTDYFPMPDQARTVQIDIDGTRIGSRYPADVPLVGDAAETLRALLARVPSRPHQQWRDTVESAVDRWRATAADRAAAPAEPINPQLVLQELSTRIPQTGSVAVDVGSVLYWYARHLVLPPGVNAQLCGTLGSMGCALPYAVAAKLAAPDRPVIALLGDGAMQLNGLAELITVSHHWQRWADPRLVVLVLNNRDQNGMGGGREPSSDPTHRRPDVPYAGWARLLGLHGVRVDRPELVGAAWDEALAADRPCVLEAVVDPAVSLAPPEPAFADLRGLYAEGEPARRVREQVEQAVAVDDLV is encoded by the coding sequence ATGGCTGAGCGCCGCGTCGCGGACCTGGTGGTGGAGCGGCTGCGGGCGTGGCGGGTTCCGCGCGCCTTCGGCTACCCCGGTGCGGCGATCGCCCCGCTGGTCGAGGCGCTGGACCGCTCCGGAGGTGACCCGGCGTTCGTCCCGGCCCGGCACGAGGAGACCGCCTCGTTCATGGCCACCGGGCACGCCAAGTTCACCGGCGGCATCGGCGTCTGCCTGGCCACCCAGGGGCCCAGCGCTGTGCAACTGCTCAACGGCCTGTACGACGCGAAGCTGGACAGCAAACCGGTCGTGGCGATCGTCGGCGAGGACGTCACAGGCCCGCTGGGCGGCGCGCACCAGCAGATCGGGCTGAGCCGGCTCTTCGGCGACGTGTGCAACCAGTTCGTCCAGTACGGCCGCAGCCCGCAGAGCGTACCGGCGCTGCTGGACCAGGCGTTCCGCACCGCGGCGGCGACCCGCAGCCCGACCTGCGTGGTGCTGCCCCGGCACCTGCAGGAGGCCCTGGTGCCCGACCTGGGGACGCACGCGGTCGGCGTGATCACGGCGACCCCCGGCGAGCCGTTGGCCCGGGTGCTGCCGCACGAGGCGGACCTCGACGCCGCCGCGCAGGTGCTCGGCAACGGCCAGCGCACCGCGATCCTGGTGGGTCACGGAGGCCGAGGGGCGGCCGCCGAGATCATCGAGCTGGCCGACCGGCTCGGCGCCGGGGTGGCCACCTCGCTGCTGGGCAAGCCGGTCCTCGACGAGCGACTGTCCTTCCACGCCGGGGTGCTCGGCGAGGTCGGCACGCCGGCCGCCGCCGAGCTGATGGGCGGCTGTGACACGCTGCTGCTGGTCGGCACCAACGACCCGTGGACCGACTACTTCCCCATGCCCGACCAGGCGCGCACCGTGCAGATCGACATCGACGGCACCCGCATCGGCAGCCGGTACCCGGCCGACGTGCCACTTGTCGGAGACGCCGCCGAGACGCTGCGCGCGCTGCTGGCCCGGGTGCCCTCCCGACCGCATCAGCAGTGGCGTGACACGGTGGAGAGCGCTGTCGACAGGTGGCGTGCGACTGCCGCCGACCGGGCCGCCGCGCCCGCCGAGCCGATCAACCCGCAGCTCGTGCTCCAGGAACTCTCCACCCGGATCCCGCAGACCGGCTCGGTAGCGGTCGACGTCGGCTCGGTCCTCTACTGGTACGCCCGGCACCTCGTCCTGCCGCCCGGGGTGAACGCGCAACTGTGCGGCACCCTCGGCTCGATGGGCTGCGCCCTGCCGTACGCGGTGGCCGCCAAGCTCGCCGCACCCGACCGGCCGGTGATCGCGCTGCTCGGCGACGGGGCCATGCAGCTCAACGGCCTCGCCGAGCTGATCACGGTGTCGCACCACTGGCAGCGGTGGGCCGACCCACGGTTGGTGGTGCTCGTGCTCAACAACCGCGACCAGAACGGCATGGGCGGTGGCCGGGAGCCGTCGTCGGATCCCACCCACCGTCGCCCGGACGTGCCGTACGCCGGTTGGGCCCGCCTGCTCGGGCTGCACGGTGTCCGGGTGGACCGCCCGGAACTGGTAGGCGCCGCCTGGGACGAGGCGCTCGCCGCCGACCGCCCCTGCGTCCTGGAAGCGGTCGTCGACCCGGCGGTGTCGTTGGCGCCGCCGGAGCCGGCCTTCGCCGACCTGCGCGGGCTGTACGCCGAGGGGGAGCCCGCCCGGCGGGTCCGCGAGCAGGTGGAGCAGGCCGTGGCAGTGGACGATCTCGTTTAG
- a CDS encoding SigB/SigF/SigG family RNA polymerase sigma factor, translating to MFGQTSTTTTTPPPTERGLEDLDAAALAYAARIAGLPPERRGEARDDLVRFALPFAGRLARRYRGRGEPLEDLEQVARLGLVNAVDRYDPERGSFTAYAAITIVGEIKRHFRDRTWGVHVPRRLRDLILEVGQATAALTSELSRAPSVAELSARLETPQEEILAALESAAGYSPASLNAPVGGESSAEFGDLVGESDNALESVDDRVTVSGLLHRLPWRERRILAMRFYGNQTQAEIAARFGISQMHVSRLLSRALTWLRQAMLADAPPPWQNGAAEPDPGKTRISVRQNGDGVVVEVGGEVDRDGADQLRRAMLEAVNCQPSEVVVDLVGAGGFDAGGIAALMAGRDAAERTGVPLRLTRVQPAVRRSLTAAGLAPARD from the coding sequence ATGTTCGGACAGACGAGCACGACCACGACCACACCACCACCCACCGAGCGCGGTCTGGAGGACCTGGACGCGGCGGCTCTGGCGTACGCGGCCCGGATCGCGGGGCTGCCGCCGGAGCGGCGGGGGGAGGCCCGGGACGACCTGGTGCGCTTCGCGCTGCCGTTCGCCGGGCGACTGGCCCGCCGCTACCGGGGCCGTGGGGAGCCGCTGGAGGACCTGGAGCAGGTGGCCCGCCTCGGGCTGGTCAACGCCGTCGACAGGTACGACCCGGAACGGGGCTCGTTCACCGCGTACGCGGCGATCACCATCGTCGGCGAGATCAAACGGCACTTCCGGGACCGTACCTGGGGCGTGCACGTGCCCCGGCGGCTGCGCGACCTGATCCTCGAAGTGGGGCAGGCCACCGCCGCGCTGACGAGCGAGCTGTCCCGGGCGCCGTCGGTGGCCGAGCTGTCGGCCCGCCTGGAGACGCCGCAGGAGGAGATCCTCGCGGCGCTTGAGTCGGCGGCCGGCTACAGCCCGGCGTCCCTGAACGCGCCGGTCGGCGGGGAGAGCTCCGCCGAGTTCGGTGACCTGGTCGGCGAGTCGGACAACGCACTCGAATCGGTCGACGACCGGGTGACGGTGAGCGGCCTGCTGCACCGGCTGCCCTGGCGCGAACGCCGCATCCTCGCCATGCGCTTCTACGGCAACCAGACCCAGGCGGAGATCGCCGCCCGGTTCGGCATCTCGCAGATGCACGTGTCCCGGCTGCTGTCGCGGGCGCTGACCTGGCTGCGGCAGGCAATGCTCGCCGACGCGCCGCCGCCGTGGCAGAACGGGGCCGCCGAACCGGACCCGGGCAAGACCCGCATCTCGGTGCGGCAGAACGGCGACGGGGTCGTCGTCGAGGTCGGCGGCGAGGTGGACCGGGACGGCGCGGACCAACTGCGCCGCGCGATGCTGGAGGCCGTCAACTGCCAGCCGAGCGAGGTCGTCGTCGACCTGGTCGGCGCGGGCGGCTTCGACGCCGGCGGAATCGCCGCGCTGATGGCGGGGCGGGACGCGGCGGAGCGTACCGGCGTGCCCTTGCGGCTGACCCGGGTGCAGCCCGCGGTGCGCCGCTCGCTCACCGCCGCCGGCCTGGCGCCGGCGCGGGACTGA
- a CDS encoding iron-containing redox enzyme family protein, whose translation MPEPADRLYGPAPLPQPRGPLSAAVTDALRRPPHDLPPGLGVDLDPADPFGDEDLQLTLFLCYELHYRGWAGVDEGWEWQPTLLALRARAERPFEAALRRLAGAPAVPAGGVAAGLGELVAADDGPSLAATLQRHADLTQFREFVAHRSVYHLREADPHSWALPRLGGPAKAALVEIQTDEYGNGRLDRMHAELFRRTLDRLGMDTGYGAHLDAVPAVTLATNNLMSLFGLHRRLRGALLGHLAAFEMTSSLPNRRYGNGLRRLGLDEVATRFYDEHVEADAVHEQIAAHDLCGGLVRAEPALAPDVLFGAAAALAVDRLFAAHLLGSWAAGRTSLRSPLPPTVPPTVSLAVGASTAVTSPAARPVVV comes from the coding sequence ATGCCGGAGCCCGCCGACCGCCTTTACGGTCCCGCGCCCCTGCCGCAGCCGCGCGGTCCGCTGTCCGCCGCGGTGACCGACGCGCTGCGCCGGCCGCCGCACGACCTGCCGCCCGGCCTGGGCGTCGACCTCGACCCTGCCGACCCGTTCGGCGACGAGGACCTGCAACTGACCCTGTTCCTCTGCTACGAGCTGCACTACCGGGGCTGGGCCGGGGTGGACGAGGGTTGGGAGTGGCAGCCCACGCTGCTGGCGCTGCGGGCCCGCGCCGAGCGGCCGTTCGAGGCGGCGCTGCGCCGGCTTGCCGGCGCTCCGGCGGTGCCGGCCGGCGGTGTCGCGGCCGGGTTGGGAGAGCTGGTCGCTGCCGACGACGGGCCGTCGCTGGCCGCCACGCTCCAGCGGCACGCCGACCTCACCCAGTTCCGCGAGTTCGTCGCCCACCGCTCCGTCTACCACCTGCGCGAGGCGGACCCGCACAGTTGGGCGCTGCCCCGCCTCGGCGGTCCCGCCAAGGCCGCCCTCGTCGAGATCCAGACCGACGAGTACGGCAACGGCCGGCTGGACCGGATGCACGCCGAGCTGTTCCGGCGCACCCTCGACCGGTTGGGTATGGACACCGGCTACGGCGCCCACCTGGACGCGGTGCCCGCGGTGACGCTGGCGACAAACAACCTGATGTCGCTGTTCGGGCTGCACCGACGGCTGCGCGGCGCGCTGCTCGGGCACCTGGCGGCCTTCGAGATGACCTCGTCCCTGCCGAACCGCCGCTACGGCAACGGCCTGCGTCGGCTCGGCCTCGACGAGGTGGCCACCCGCTTCTACGACGAGCACGTGGAGGCCGACGCGGTGCACGAGCAGATCGCCGCGCACGACCTGTGCGGCGGCCTGGTCCGTGCCGAGCCGGCGCTCGCCCCCGACGTGCTCTTCGGCGCGGCGGCGGCGCTCGCCGTGGACCGGCTGTTCGCGGCACACCTGCTGGGCAGTTGGGCGGCCGGCCGCACCTCACTGCGGTCGCCACTGCCGCCAACCGTGCCGCCGACCGTCTCGCTCGCCGTGGGAGCGTCCACCGCTGTGACTTCGCCGGCTGCCCGGCCTGTCGTCGTCTGA
- a CDS encoding ATP-binding protein, whose protein sequence is MASRITCEVREAAPVAVVQLTGALDLGTMRSVHQALDGALAAQPEALVVDLARVTVRDRLALSVFAATARRAEEWPAVPVVLCAPPPAAARWLAESTTCRVVPVSQDCAEATRVAGAAGALRMRARLEPVAGACRRARELVGDACARWNLPDAAGPAALVLSELVGNVVRHAGTPMQVTVTLRRPYLHLAVVDGSREAAQPAGLDLRAEGGRGLLLVRELAQRWGSVPAGQGKAVWAMLPAT, encoded by the coding sequence ATGGCCAGCCGGATCACCTGCGAGGTGCGCGAGGCCGCACCGGTGGCGGTCGTCCAGCTCACCGGCGCCCTCGACCTGGGCACGATGCGCTCGGTGCACCAGGCGCTTGACGGGGCCCTGGCCGCCCAGCCGGAGGCGCTTGTGGTCGACCTCGCGCGGGTGACCGTGCGCGACCGGCTGGCGCTGTCGGTGTTCGCGGCGACGGCCCGGCGGGCCGAGGAGTGGCCTGCCGTGCCTGTGGTGCTGTGCGCGCCGCCGCCGGCCGCGGCGCGCTGGCTGGCCGAGTCGACGACCTGCCGGGTGGTGCCTGTGTCGCAGGACTGCGCGGAGGCGACCCGGGTGGCAGGCGCGGCCGGGGCGCTGCGGATGCGGGCCCGGCTGGAGCCGGTGGCCGGGGCCTGCAGGCGGGCCCGGGAGCTTGTCGGCGACGCGTGCGCCAGGTGGAACCTGCCCGACGCGGCCGGCCCGGCCGCGCTGGTGCTCAGCGAACTGGTCGGCAACGTGGTCCGGCACGCCGGAACCCCCATGCAGGTGACTGTGACGCTGCGCAGGCCGTACCTGCACCTGGCGGTGGTGGACGGCAGCCGGGAGGCCGCCCAGCCCGCCGGACTGGATCTGCGGGCCGAGGGCGGCCGGGGGCTGCTGCTGGTCCGCGAGCTGGCGCAGCGGTGGGGCAGCGTGCCCGCGGGGCAGGGCAAGGCCGTCTGGGCGATGCTGCCGGCGACCTGA